The following DNA comes from Nitrogeniibacter aestuarii.
TGAAATCCGGGCGTTCAGGTCCATGCAGCGGCGTATCCGGGGGCGAAAAATCGAGCGCCGATTCTAGCATGTGGGCTCTGAACGACTATGTCCGGCGAAGTGCTTCGTTACATTCTGCCTTCAGCGTCAAAGGCATTCTGCAGCCAGACCGGTGCGGCATCGTCTGCTGCGTTGAGCAGGACGACATCGAATCGGCAGGGGGTTTTGGCGTGTCGCGGGTTCGCCAGTAACCAGTGCTGTGCGGCGAGCACGATGCGCCGCCGTTTGGCCGGTGTGATGCTGGCGGCGGCACCGCCGTAGTCTGCGCGTTGGCGCATGCGTACCTCCACGAACACCGTGGTGCCCCGGTCGGTGCA
Coding sequences within:
- a CDS encoding YraN family protein, translating into MRNFLGGLKARIVGREAPTGQADGKAAEARAARYLAEAGLKVMDRNYAVRGGELDLICTDRGTTVFVEVRMRQRADYGGAAASITPAKRRRIVLAAQHWLLANPRHAKTPCRFDVVLLNAADDAAPVWLQNAFDAEGRM